acgtgacattctgatgacgtcatcgcatttaaaacttcaacatgaaaagttaacatattcacagaccgatatcaattgtcagattatgattcatatgaaataaataacaaaaatataaagaataaattatgatggaatatataattcatagtaaaaaaatgcatttgaatgtaagttattctcaaattatttttcgtatcatagtttccGTCTTAGATGCTTCGGGTTTGCATttagtcaaataagaagcgttaagtcacgtgactgtcccaactttctggctggcacgacttgaactgcgtttcatcccttgttattttatatagtagcgtgacgaccgtctgataatgattgttaacgaccaattgtttatcgaaactttatagcggataaataaacaatataaacacaaggtatttccgtgatattttgaatttattcgcagttcatatttagcgccattctcgcgagataatcaacaacccggaaataaaatccaagcccatcgtcAAACCCCTGTGGATCAACCGagagatgacatgaaatataacatatttatttattccttatccattctaacacttgaaatcatattatatcagtaataaatacctgcTGGAGTCAAATATCAGGACAGCCGAACACTGCCGATGATTGCCGAAGTTTGTTCCGAATTGTCAATCTTAATCCCGAAATATAAGGAGCacccatgatttcaattgtagatgaaTTTTTGGAAAACTTGACCCTGTTTTAGCTCTGTTAAAGATTTCAACTGGCagcaaaattgatttttgaaaatttgccgGAGGTACGACCACCAGATGGCATGATTGTCTGTTGGAAATAGCCAAATGTCTCTTTGggggtagatttaagcattacggagaTAGGAGCGTTTCCAGCCTTTCAATAATAGGCCTAGTtctttacaaaaatgaccggGCCACTGCGGTGAAACAaggaatcatttttgtttaagcCTGAATTACTgcgtcattcatttattacgtacgcattaggggagggggaggggtcagtgcgattgcgtactgtaatgcttaacgtatatgaaaaaatggccgattttgcgtacagagggggagggggggttgaaaaattcaaatttcatgcgtacgtaataaatgaatgacccctaacGAATTTCCATGCGTCATGTACACTGGGCTTTACCAATCTAATGTTGCAGCAGTGCCACCAAGTGAGCCATGACAAAACATGAATGTCGTTGTTTAATTATATTCATACACAGGGCGACCGGAAGCAACAAGAGGTGTGTTTATTAACGAGCTGTACGCTATACGTCGGTAATCTGTCGTTTTATACAACTGAGGAACAAATCTACGAGTTATTCTCGAAATGTGGAGATTTAAAACGAATTGTGATGGGACtggataaattcaaaaagactCCGTGTGGATTCTGTTTCGTAGAGTATCCTTTTACTATATTATTccaccactagggggcgtttaACCCCCTACTTCTATGTAGATTCTGTTCATGCCCTGTTTTATAGAGTACCCTTTTGCTATATTCTACCTCTAGGGGGCATCAACCCATTCCTCCTCTCCCTACCTCCTTGTGGATTCTGTTTTATTGAGTACCTTTTGCTTTATTCTTCCACAAGGGGGCATTATGCATCCATCCTGTGGATTCTGTTTTATAGAGTATCATTTTACTATATTCccccactagggggcgttcaAACCCCTTACCTCCATGTAGATTCTGTTCATACCCTGTTCTATAGAGTACCATCATGCTATATTCTAACGCTAGGGGGGGGGGCATTTATCCTCCTCCCTACATCTATGTGGATTCTGTTTTATAGAGGAACCATTTTACTATATTccaccactagggggcgttcaACCCCAACCCCCCTGCTCGAGTGAGAATCGGTAAGAGCGTTGATAATTCCTTGATGGTTTAACTGTATAGATATTATCTGAGAGAAGATGCAGAGATGTCGATGCGTTACATCAACGGAACGCGTTTAGATGATCGCATTATTCGAACTGATTGGGACGCGGGATTCAAAGAGGGACGACAGTACGGCAGGGGTAAAACAGGAGGACAGGTAAATATACACCTCAGCCTATCAACAGTAACTGATTTAAggcaggcgcggatccagggccatacagtgactacagcacagtgaaaaaagggcaccaaTTTTGGGAAAGGGCCAGTATTAATGCCCAGCGAGTGAGTTTGAGTGCCATTCATTGGTATCATGCCACTAGATTTGCCTTCACATTCAATTTGCTTATGcctttttttagatttttggcgAAATTTGCCCATTTTCTATTAAATTCATAGAGCAACAATAATGTCTCTTTCAGAATAGTGCCCctttgaataaaaaaagaatGCCTTAGATTGCCTGTTATGATTTTGGGAAATTTATCTCATTCACATTTTGCGTTAGGCCAAGTACAGAAAAGCAATTATTTTTTATGGCGCACAAATCGTGTGCccttttatttacttttttcccataaatataaatataatttttaaacataaatttttcaagggcatttgaaaactgcgactaccgcacgtgctgcatgtgcgatagtctggatccgcgcctgtaAGGAGTGTTGTGAAGGAGCCGTGTTAACCTAGTGTCGAGTCcgtaaaacaaaaatacagaTTGTCAAAAAAATAGCCTTGTTCCTCAGATCAGCCATTTTTGGGGGAAAGACGAGGGATTAAGAAGGCAGGTTTCTGTTGCCGCGGTAACAAAATGAGTAACGACCTTGAAACATAAGAAAGTGTGATcattttgataagaaaaaaggaaaaccAAGTTTCTTATTTTTTGGTGACAAACTTTAAAATGAAACTGATGAGAAACGAACGTATTTTTTTGCGTGGCCTCGTGCACTTTATAGTTTTAAAATACCGTGTACTATTAAGTAAAACTGTATTTACGGTTTAGTGAAGTAACTTATGATTTGAGAATGTTGTATTTACAGGTACGCGATGAATACCGAACTGATTTCGACAGCGGTCGCGGAGGATATGGCAAAATTATCGTCAGTAAAATTCCGGATTCTTCGCCGAAAAAAGCGATCACTTGATCGCATGATCATCGATCGCTTTCTCAATCCGGACTCGCATTTTATACTATTAACACCGGGGATGGTGGATGGGGCAGGACAGTCGGCTGGACttggatatttttaatttttacacTAAAAGACGATTTGTGTCGATAAAAAGATGTTTCTGTTTAATATAACAGTGTTCCACTGAGCTGTAGTAGTCAGAGCCTGTTATTTCATGTAAGCTTATTCAACTTGTAaattaaatttagaaaaaaaacaattttatttttccgaGGTCTTATTTCTATTTGCTGGCGTTTTTAATGTATAAggttttaattaaattttctGCGCCCTCTGATGTATTGTTTACTGGAACAAGCCGCTAGGAAAATACTGTCGAACattggggttcgaacccgatcATTATTTGATTAAGGGACATCAAGAGACGCTGGAGGGCTATCGATTGTTTACGTTTTGTCAGGATTTTTAGGCTACGTTGTGAATGAGAAGGTATTTGACGTTTGTAATAATGTCACGTGCCTGTGTTTAAAATGGGCGACGATAAGCGACGTAATTGATTAATGAGCTATGATAATGAGGGCTGTTAAATCCGAATATTCAAAcccaattcaatcaattttattactGTCTGGAACTGCTGATATATTTTTTAGGGTAACCGGTTAATGACACTTGGCAGGACACTGAGAAATGAAGATGTAGTAATCTGGCCCAGTCTCCTGCTGTTCGTGATTCCGTCCTCTAACCAGGGTACCCCGGCCGGGCTACACGTGCCTACCGACTGGATTTGGACTTCCAACCAAGCTCTGTCGCCGTCGTGATGTCGGGAAATCCATTCCTGATCGGGAGATTTGACGCATTCCACTTGcagaaatatttatttgttattattttattcgTGATAATCAGCATCATTTCATATCTGAACGAGACATCGAAGTAAGTTCGTCATTCAGGCGGCTCATGCCACCACAGGGGGCTCGTATcaagagttgtaggtaatggaaaaaacgataatctgttaatccattatgtataggcctaataatagtctatttattaattgatgagacctgtttttctgggatattttgcttactttttggggtacatacctcatttatgtcttaacagaatgccaaaaatcgcggacaactaCTGAATATTCGATAttattccagttctgtaccgattagatggattggcaaaaagacttcttaagtccagttgaataagagagaaaatcctccattttgtgaaatttcttgaatttttacattgtcaccatgcctacgaaatgaagttatttttcttggggtcccaacaactaaatcaggatGGCGTAGACATGGtaacaatgtaaaaattcaagaaacagacattagtatatataaaataacaaggagGCTAACGACGCTCACAAACTACTCAACTTCAGTCACTTTCTATAATCCAGGGATGATATGAAAGCTGATAGCTTCCTGCTTCTAACGAAACTAATCCCGTTAACTTCCAATGAAAAACTTCGTGAATTATTTGTGTTTGAACGCGAAATTAAGGCCGAAATCGTTCGTACCGAAATATGCTATGACGCCTGTTTTCGCCTATATTTTCTGAATATTGCGGTTGTTTCGTTATTCGTTTCGTTATTGAAGTTAACGGGATTAGTTTCGTTAGAAGCAGGAAGCTATTAGCTTTCATATCATGCCCGGATTATCGAATTTGGATGAGAAATAACGAAATAGTAAGCGACTGAAGTTGAGTATTTTGTGATCGTCGTTAGCCCCCttgttatttcatatatacTATAGACAtaggattaacagattatagTTTTTACAtaacctacaactctgatacgagcccctgtgcatATATACCACCAACAACAGACCTCTGATCCAAATATCAATCTGCAGCAAACAGCCTAAATCTCTGAATGAACATAtggtcaacccccgatatgccaccctcccatataccgccGCCTACTGCCagataccgccatactctctataccgggTACCGCCAAAATCATTCTGCAGCGATGTGGACGTTTATATCGGAAGTTGAATGCATTAATGTCTATTGCAACTTGTCTCGTGAGGACATCAGGTGGACTGCTTGCTCAGTCAGTTTCGATGGTATATATACGACCTGATATAAGTCTTAAAATAGGACCAGAATGGGCTGGCAGTTgaacctacgagcaatcatcttgAGATAATTGCTTGTAAGGTTGAACTaacatcgttttttaatccattctaCTAAGGATTGCAAAAAATTCTTCAACCGCCGGCCACTTATACCACCTACTGGTCAGAGGTACCACCAAAACTGACCGAGCTAGGACACCCGATATCCAAAAGACATTAGACTTTCCTAGGGTTTAGGGTCAAGAGGCTGCAGGTTCGGGATAACTGTATGAATTTGTTTGTGGTTTTCTGGATTCAACTTTTTGAAATCTGCTGAAAATTTACTCGCCAAAAGGTGTTTACTAAGTAAAACTATTTGCTGTTCTTTTAGGACTTCGAACATTCCTAGATTTATAGCCGGTAGAAATAGAATGGTAATCAGGGATACTGCGCTGCATCTGCACAAACAGTGGCGCCGCTCGGAGCGATCGGTTTCAGACGACGACGCAGGCCGCGGCACCGGCGACGTTCAAAAACTGTCATTCATCAAACCACATTCAACACTCGAAATCAGTGAAATGAAAGTTTCTAATTCGCTAATTCTAATTAGCAATGGATCGATGACAATTACCAGCAAGGCTGCGTCATCTGGGACCGGAAGGGCTGCATCATCTGCCACCAGCAGGCCCGCATCATCTGAAATTGCGTCACCCAGAACTGCTTCCAATCGGACTAAATCAAAATCTATCAGTAAAAACGACAATATAAAGTTACCGTTCAATAATGTAAGGATTCCAGGGTCACCTCCGACATTCATTAACAAGATAATCGATCGCTTAATAGTTAGGGTAAAAAGGGGACAGAAAAGAGGGGGcatgttttttcatagaaataactcatcaattttgaaataatctataggtttgatttgatcAAACTCTAGTTCGCTGTGTATGTCTCATCTCTCAACACCTGTGATGTGTTCTTCTGCCATAGTTATTTTTGTTTCTTAAGTGAATTGATTTGAGATTTGGTACTGGTTCACTTTTACTGAACGTTATATTTGTTTGTGTAATCAAAATTGCAATCATTTAGTCGAACAAAATGTATTTTAATATGGTGAATATTTACTATAGTTGTCTATGTTTTCTGAATAAATGTCTGGAAAAAGGTTATAAATTTCGTCTTCACGAATTCTTTGTTCACTATTGGAAAGATCTCTGACCCCTTTTCCGcaatttgtaattttgtaaatatgaatttatctgTTATCAACAACCCGCATGCCGGCACCCGCCAAGAACTGCGAAAGACTgctaaattaattttttctccAAGGTCCTGCCACCTGTGTACGTAAAATCTAGCACTGGTAAGTGTTGACGTCGGTGACcggcaggtgctgccatcttctaTATGTCAAGCGAACTACGAATCAAAACATCCGGGAAGTTTTAAAATGGCGGCGCCTGATGGCTTGTAATATCGGGTTATTTCGAGGTGGTTTTTAGCGCCATACGGAGTATAACTAACTGAATCGGCGTCGATGAATTCATCACATTCAAGCTATATTCTCGATTGTTTCGATGACGTTCATTAACAGGtgattaattaattcaaaCGAGTCTTAATTGAATGAACCAGTGATCACTGACAGCTCTCGTCGAAGAGAGAATGCGGAAGTagtaaatgatgatgaatacatcccagcagcagcagtaggtAGTTGGCAGTAGTCCTCGCTGAAGCTACTGCTGCTGAATCTGATGTTTATGCAGGTGCACCAGCCTCTGAAAATGCTGTATTAAAAGGCCAGGCACTGACTGACAAGAAGAGTAACGAACGTTAAACTCGGGAGAGGAGGGTAGCGTACACCACCAGGCGGCGcagatccaggattttttccAGGACGGGGTTCATAAAGAATGTTATTGTTAAACCGCTGACTAAAATCTCTGATAGGGGGGCCTAGGTGGCATATTgtttgggaaaaacttgggaattttgaaataataattcccggtttggaaatatttgggaatttgaaaaattttcctcaGCGCAgggaaatacttgggaaattcattGCATTTCACAttattgcatttgccaagggcaactttcttcagcaatttcccttgaaaatcgcctttatcaaccagtcaccatTTAAATGTTGACTGTTGAATGACGATatgtgttcatttccatttgggaaaattgaaaaatcacccatgaaatacttgggaaaaacttgggaattttgaattcataaaattgtgGGGACCTTTGATTATGTAATACTGTTTGCTTATTTTGTCTTGAGTACATTCCTTCAAGAAGacgattaaaaaaattttgtttgGTAGCTGAGCAGGGGGGCTATGACCCCTGAGACCCccctctggatccgcgcctgtaCAAACTTGTCATCAAGAAACGTGAAACATTTgaacaaatgaaatattttttaatatcaGTTATTATAGGTTTCTTATTGCACAATTCATAAATtcgttaaccctttcagtgcgtctacactgcagtaggtgtatgaatcagttatagattttgctagtacaccgcactgcggtgtattgatgtaattagtaattagtttttatctcttgaaaaatggcagcacctgtcaaacatagtgaaatactaataactaacgatacaccgcgccgcagtgtagacgcactatagtggtattcccattattcaacacactagggtggaatttttcaaaattttcaaattatcttcagcactataggatattaattagtcagcactgaaagggttaaatatgGTTTAGACCGTGATTTATTAGTAATAGAGATCTTGTCTGATTTGTAGGCTGCGATGATGAGATGACTGACGGTCTCACAGAATGGGCGGACGTTATTCACATCATGCTAAACGTCAACCTCGACTCAATAAATGTCAGATACCGTGGTTACTGCGCGGAGCTATACGCAGCAACAACATCGAAACGTTACAGTATTTACTGAGTCATCCGCACGAAGTGAATCCGAGTATGGTTATAGATGGACACAGTCCTGTTAATCTAGCTATACAATACGGGCATATACAATGTGTTAAAATGCTTATCAAAGCAGGTAAGATCAGCTTAAGCACTTCATTAATCCCTCTGCAGCCTGAGCAGCCCTAAGACGATCCGCTTTCTGGACCCTACAACCCTCAAGGCAATCTGCAGTCTGGACCCCgcaccccctcagacaatctgctgtctggaCGCTTcaacccctcagacaatccgCTTTCTGGACCCTACAACCCTTAAGACTATCTGCAGTCTAAACCCtgcaccccctcagacaatctgctgtctggaCGCTTatacccctcagacaatccgCTTTCTGGACCCTACAACCCTTAGACAATCTGCAGTCTGGACCCCgcaccccctcagacaatctccTGTCTTGGACGCTTCAACCCCTAAGACGATCCGCTTTCTGGACCCTACAACCCTTAGAAAATCTGCAGTCTGGACCCCgcaccccctcagacaatctgctgccTGGACCCTCCAACCCAAAGACAATCTGCAGTCTGGACCCCGCAATCCCTCAGACAATCCGCTTTCTGGACCCTACAACCCTTAGACAATCTGCAGTCTGGACCCCacaccccctcagacaatctgctgtctggaTGCTCCAACCCATCAGACAATCCGCTTTCTGGACCCTACAACCCTTAGATAATCTGCAGTCTGCTCCCTCCATCCCCTCAAATAATCTGCAGTCTGTAGGCCTGCCCTgcaccccttcagacaatGTGCTGTCTGGACCCTCCAATCCTTTTGACAATCTTCAGTCTGTACCCTGCTCCCCTCAAACAATATGCTGTCTGAACCCTCCAATCCTTTTGACAATCTGCTATCTGTACCCAGCAACCCTCAGACAATCGGCTGTCTGGACCCTCgaacccctcagacaatctgcagtCAGGACCTCGCACCCGTTTAGACAATCTGCTGCATAGATCCCCCAATCCCTCTCAGTCACACAATCTGCTGTCCGTGGGACTTTGGTGTAGAGTAGACAATAGGTTATCTCGAGGGATGAAGGGTACGGACCTGGAAATATTGAAGATTAAaagtttttattcaattcgaTGTTTTTGTTATTA
This sequence is a window from Tubulanus polymorphus chromosome 9, tnTubPoly1.2, whole genome shotgun sequence. Protein-coding genes within it:
- the LOC141910753 gene encoding nuclear cap-binding protein subunit 2-like, which produces MKRSFDASFKSPEAAGSAALSAYRDQHFRGDRKQQEVCLLTSCTLYVGNLSFYTTEEQIYELFSKCGDLKRIVMGLDKFKKTPCGFCFVEYYLREDAEMSMRYINGTRLDDRIIRTDWDAGFKEGRQYGRGKTGGQVRDEYRTDFDSGRGGYGKIIVSKIPDSSPKKAIT